The Lagopus muta isolate bLagMut1 chromosome W unlocalized genomic scaffold, bLagMut1 primary SUPER_W_unloc_1, whole genome shotgun sequence genome contains the following window.
GAAGGCGATATTTGGCCATAACTGAAGGATGGTGAGCCACCGTTTGCCACCTGAGTGGTTAAGCGGGGTCTTAATAAGAGAGTGAAATAAGCGCAAATGGAGGTGTTTTTCTTTGGATTTAAAATCGCTCCATGCTcgtagcagcaggagcctgtgaaaatgtgttttgtggATAGAAGGGAGAGGACTTTGCCAATTCAAAGATCACTTAGGAAGAATCGCCGTGTTGTCTTGCGTTTGGGGTACGAGTTCAGTGGGGCGTAGCGATCTGCTTAAGCTATTGCCTTTCTCCGGAGTCAACCCCGTTTTAACCGTgtactcttcttcctccagtgcCTTGCGTTCCGTGATGTTTCAACGCAAGCTCCTATGCTTTTTCCTAGCCGCTCGCGACAAGGCCGTTGTGAGGTTGTCCGAAGCAGAAGATTCTGGCACATCTGTGAGTACCGTGGAAGCTTTCTGTACACCGAACGGTGCCTGTAAGTGGTACGTAATTTAGTAGGCGCTGTCTCGTGGCCTGGTTTCCTCTTGATGTTGCAAAGAGGCACAGTAGGCTATTTGGGGTTTCCCAACACCGTAGTCTTTTGCCTCTAGCTTGTGACGGAGCTGAGCGTTTTGACTAAGGGTTGCGAGAGAAAGCGATGCTCATTTCTGGGTGCGTGCTTGTagtgcaaaatgcagtgctgtttggaaGTATGGCCCGATGCCTGTTTTCAGGGTTTCCCGACAGTGGTACTTGCTCAAATGCGGAGAAGAGGGCTTGGGGTTTTGAGCAGGTCGGAGGCgaggaaggggaaagctgtctgaggggtgctggatgtttcattttcagctatagAAGTAAAGTTGGATGGCTTTTGTGTGGGCTCGCAAAGCCTACAtcgagtttttcttttctgccagaatGACTTACGTTGCCCGAAGATATAATGGGAGGCTGGAACCCCGAGACAAATCTGGCTACTGTGCCTGATTTGTAGTCCGTTACTGTCtagctgggggtggggaggtagttaaagaaagaagagaagaaagatggCAAgttcccatagctgccccttcCCCCATTGTGCATAATTGGTCTTTGCAACTTTGCTTGAAATGTGTCAGTTGCAGAAAGGCGGTAATTTGAAGAGCAGCGCTTGAATGGCGAAGAACTAGTTCACCGCGTTCTGTGGATGGTTCTTTGCTCGCCTTCCTTCGCTTCCTGCCCTCTCCGCTCTTCTTTGTGTTGTAGCACGCTACGTTACGTAAAGTTATTTCCCCCTCCAGCTTCACAGGCGTTTGATGATTGTTGGCGAGAAGTGTGCTGCTAACCTGGGCCTGACCGATGGATTCCGGATGGCTGTGAGATACCCCCCTTCAGGCCCTTCCGTCTACCGCACGCGTCTCTGTATTCTGGGTGGCCGTCAGTTGGGCCTGCCTCCCGGCTAAGATGTTTGCACCGCAGGAGTTGCTGCACTCGTACGGATCGCCACCGAACGGGCAACATGTGAAATCCGTCAGTCTAGCCACCGTTGACATAGAATTGATTTTGGTGGGTGCCTGTGGAGTGTAATGAAAAGATCTGAGCAGCATTTGCCCAATAAAGATGGAACTTGGGGATATCATCTCTGTCTCGCGTGTCTTACTGATGGAAATGGTCCTGCAAGTTAAAACGGTGGGTCTCCGTCTCCCAAAGATAATATAGGATGTGCTGTGTGTTTGAGGCCTTGTCATCTTCCCCCAGCTTCCAAATGAACGGGCGTGGGTTTTATAGCGTAACAGCAGCATCGACAAGCGGCAGGCGTAGAATTATAGAGTAATAAGGTTGGAAGCAAGCTTCCAGATATCATCTGTCGTATGGCCCTGTCCCGAGGCCGAGTAAATTGTGCCTGACTCATTTCCGTCCTGTGCTCTTCAGCCTGTTCTTCATCTATTTCAAAGTTTTGCCActacttctgctttcttttcagtcacGGATTTTGTGATGTGGagaattcatttcttttgtagAAACTTTCCCAAATTGAGAAGATTTTTTGATCGTTAATACAGCAGTTGTTGCgcttctgctgtctttgatATTAggtttcctttctctgtttttctttttcaatatgaacaaaacattcaaagaagaaaacaacagcataGTATTTTTCTGTAACTAGAAGGAGGAATAGCTACAGATAACGGAAGGCTCACATCGAAGAAGAGAATAGAAATCATCCTTGGCTTTCCTCTTGCTATTGATATGTTcgtaaaaacaatgttttaatcgTCCCTAACAATGGTGGCCACATGAAGGTCTCGCTGGGCTTTTGCCcgtctaattttctccctgcgtATTCTAGCAACATCCTTGCACTTCCGGagttgcctgtcccttcttgcGAAGATGGCACACTCCTGGCCTGCCCGGCCAATACGCGGTCATTCGACGGGAGGGATCGGCACCAAAAAGCCCACAGCGCGTTTGAGGAGGAGCCGATAAGGGCAATCCCTAATACCCGGGGCCTGTTCTGCAGGCCTCGTTTCCACGCCGCAGGGGCGCCGAACTTAGAGGGCACAGCTTCCCTTCGCGGAGGCGCCCTCCCGCTCCCCCACGTCGCATCCCCGCGCGCCCGGAGGCGCGCGCAAAATCCCTGAGCCCCGATAAGCACCGGGCCGACGGGAGCGGAGCCGCCAACAGGGCGGGGACAAGCGTAAAGGGCACGCGAGACAGCCAACCGAGGCGCTCGAACGGCCGGCGGCGCTCCGTCGGCCCAATGAGCGCCGccgagggccgggccgggccttGCCTTGGCTTGCCTTGTCAAGCCGAGCCGAGAGGGGGAGGTTCGCGGCTGAGGGAGTGTTGTAGCGAGCACGCGCCATCATGGACTGCGGTATCGTCAGGTCACGGGCCGCTTGGCGCGGTGGCGCCGCTCTCTTCGGAAAATTCTCCCGCCAGGAGTTCTCCGCCATCGTTATCCGCGAGGATGAGCCGTTGTGGACGAGGAGGTAGCCGCGGCTTTGCCGTGCGTTGTGCGATTCTTCCCTTCCTGTGCCTTCCAACCCCTCCCCCACCATAGCGCTCTCGCAGGCCCTCTGGAACGAGCGCCCGTTGCGGTGCCGGCGAGTGCGGCGGGGCGAGCGGCGACGTTGCCGCGGGGCGGGCGGACGGGTCTTTCTGGCCGCTGATGCTCGCTACTGCCGCGCCTCCTCTAAAACCCGGCGCTCCTTCGGTGCCACGGGGCTGCCGTGGCGCGTACTGGCTTGCTGGTGCCGCCTGGCTCGCCTAGCTTCCCAGCGCCCCCGTGTGGTGTGCGCGCGTGTGTAGAGGCGGGCGTGTGACGCTGAAGCGCTTGGTGGCAGTCGCGGGCGCTTGCCGCGCGCGATATCTATCAGCCCTTTGGCGCTGCTAGTCGTGCTAGTTCCATTAGAATTAGTTGACCATTGGAATTAGTTGACCGTTTCCTACAGGTCGGTGGTATTCCCGTGTGCAAGGCGATAACCTTTGCGTCGATTTGGCAGTGTCTGACTTAGAGCCAGCCTCACCGCGCTAATCCAGAACGTTCTTTTGCCTGAGTACGCGGTGTTCTTGAGGACAGAGAGTCAACCCGGCCTCAGTCGGGATAACCCCAGGTTCTTAGTAAATGCCTTGGTCAAAAGTAGGATAGGAAGGCGATATTTGGCCATAACTGAAGGATGGTGAGCCACCGTTTGCCGCCTGAGTGGTTAAGTGGGGTCTTAATAAGAGAGTGAAATAAGCGCAAATGgaggtggtttggtttgggtttaaAATCGCTCCGTGCTcgtagcagcaggagcctgtgaAAACGTGTTTTGTGGATAGAAGGGAGAGGACTTTGCCAATTCAAAGATCACTTAGGAAGAATCGCCGTGTTGTCTTGCGTTTGGGGTCCGAGTTCAGTGGGGCGTTGCAATCTGCTTAAGCTATTGCCTTTCTCCGGAGCCAACCCCGTTTTAACCGTGTACTCTTCCTCCAGTGCCTTGCGTTCCATGATTTTTCCCCGCAAGGTCCTTCGCTTTTTCCTAGCCGCTTGCGAGAAGGCCGGTGTCAGGTTATCCGAAGCAGAAGATTCTGGTGCACGTGTAAGTACCGTGGAAGCTTTCTGTACACTGAACGGTGCCTGTAAGTGGTATGTAATTTAGTAGGCGCTGTCCCATGGCCTCGTTTCCTTTTGATGTTGCAAAGAGGCACAGTAGGCTATTTGGGATTTCCCGACACCGTAGTCTTTTGCCTCTAGCTTGTGACGGAGCTGAGCGTTTTGACTAAGGGTAGCGAGAGAAAGCGATGCTCATTTCTGGGTGCGTGCTTGTagtgcaaaatgcagtgctgttcgGAAGTATGGCCCGATGCCTGTTTTCACGGTTTCCCGACAGTGGTACTTGCTCAAATGCGGAGAAGAGGGCTTGGGGTTTTGAGCAGGTTGGAGACgaggaaggggaaagctgtCTGAGGGGTGatggatgtttcattttcagctatagAAGTCAAGTTGGATGGCTTTTGCGTGGGCTCGCAAAGCCTACGtcgagtttttcttttctgccagaatGACTTAGGTTGCCTGAAGATATTATGAGGCTTTCTGCCTTGTCCGCTCTTTTGTGTTGCAGCCTGCTTCGGTACATAATGTTATTTCCTCCTCCAGCTTCACAGGCGCTTGATGATTGTTGGCCAGAAGTGTGCTGCTAACCTGGGCCTGACCGATGGATTCCGGATGGCTGTGAGATACCCCCCCTCAGGCCCTTCCGACTACTGCACGCATCTCTGTATTCTGGGTGGCTGTCAGTTGGGCCAGCCTCCCGGCTAAGATGTTTGCACCGCAGGAGTTGCTGCACTCGTACGGATCGCCACCGAACGGTCAACATGTGAAATCCGTCAGTCTAGCCACCGTTGACATAGAATTGATTTTGGTGGGTGCCTGTGGAGTGTAATGAAAAGATCTGAGCAGCATTTGCACAATAAAGATGGAGCTTGGGGATATCATCTCTGTCTCGCTTGTCTTACTGATGGAAATGGTCCTGCAAGTTAAAACGGTGGGTCTCCATCTCCCAAAGATAATATACGATGTGCCGTGTGTTTGAGGCCTTGCCGTCTTCCCCcagcttccaaatgaaaggGCGTGGGTTTTATCGCGTAACAGCAGCATCGACAAGCGGCAGGCGTAGAATTATAGAGGAATAAGGTTGGAAGAAAGCTTCCAGATATCATCTGTCGTATGGCCCTGTCCCGAGGCCGAGCAAACGCTACCTGCATGATTTCTGTCCGGTGCTCATCAGCCTGTTCTTAACCCATCTCGAAGCTTTGCCGCTGCTTCCGCTTTCTTTTCAGTCGTGGATTTTGTGATGTGGAGAATTCATTTCTCTCGAAGATAATTTACCAAATGGAAACGATTTTTTGATCTTTAAGACGGCAGTTGTTGCGCTTGTACTGTCTTTCATATTcgccttcccttctccatttttcatttttcagtatgaACAAAAcgtttaaaaaagaaaacaactgcataCTATTTGTCCGTAACTAGAATGAGGGGTAGTTGCAAATATCAGAAGGCTCGCGTCGAATAAAAGAAGGGAGATCATCCTTGGCTGTCCTCttgctattaatattttttgtaaGAACAATGGTTTTATCATCTCGAACAACGGTGGCCACATTAAGGTCTCGCTGGGCTTTTTCCCGTTTAATTTTCACCCTGCGTATCCTAGCAACATCCTTGTACTCTTCCCGAGTTGCCTGTCCCTTGTTGCAAAGATGGACACGGTCATTT
Protein-coding sequences here:
- the LOC125687575 gene encoding adenosine 5'-monophosphoramidase HINT1-like isoform X1; translation: MGGTGRAELSLAGSRLREYCSDRAVMAVGIVMSPATWRGGAALFGKFSRQEFSANVIREEEPLWTRSALRSVMFQRKLLCFFLAARDKAVVRLSEAEDSGTSLHRRLMIVGEKCAANLGLTDGFRMAVRYPPSGPSVYRTRLCILGGRQLGLPPG
- the LOC125687584 gene encoding adenosine 5'-monophosphoramidase HINT1-like produces the protein MDCGIVRSRAAWRGGAALFGKFSRQEFSAIVIREDEPLWTRSALRSMIFPRKVLRFFLAACEKAGVRLSEAEDSGARLHRRLMIVGQKCAANLGLTDGFRMAVRYPPSGPSDYCTHLCILGGCQLGQPPG